In a single window of the Gossypium hirsutum isolate 1008001.06 chromosome D02, Gossypium_hirsutum_v2.1, whole genome shotgun sequence genome:
- the LOC107927808 gene encoding uncharacterized protein isoform X3, with amino-acid sequence MALHLLRKTVAYPSIRNSGFLTRLRSFSSVFPPVINKEDTKPTNYSSKIHLSPLFNDCSFKLGSDGIELVDDETWRVSSGLAHAYKGFDGEMETLPSMEAVDQRVDNGSPISEDDQDFDDIDNMRIRGNLFYKIDRGSKEFEEYAYDFHRKKGPKNKDDRKESKNKESLHKKDDPKESKRLEKSNVKLLKDVKNGSVRNIPDKVEVCSAEKKERTPTFNQLTGPYHEPFCLDIYISKASVRACIIHRATSKVVAVAHSISKDMKFDLGSTRNASACAAVGLILAQRALDDDIHDVIYTPRKGDRLEGKLQIVLQSIIDNGVNVKVKLKQRRPKKAVQIWQPNSAENFIRSSTPAFPLSSFPTSAGKNTPPTTSRLILSILFSTLIT; translated from the exons ATGGCGTTGCATTTGCTTAGAAAGACCGTTGCATACCCATCGATTAGGAATTCTGGGTTCCTTACTAGGCTGCGTAGTTTCAGCTCAGTGTTCCCTCCAGTTATCAATAAGGAAGATACCAAGCCGACCAACTACTCTAGTAAGATTCATCTTTCTCCTTTGTTCAATGATTGCTCTTTTAAATTGGGTTCTGATGGTATTGAGCTCGTGGATGATGAAACCTGGAGAGTCTCGTCGGGTTTAGCTCATGCTTACAAAGGGTTTGATGGGGAAATGGAAACACTACCCTCTATGGAAGCAGTTGATCAAAGGGTAGATAATGGTTCTCCTATAAGTGAAGATGATCAAGACTTTGATGACATAGATAATATGAGAATCCGGGGTAATCTTTTTTATAAAATCGATCGTGGTTCCAAAGAGTTCGAGGAGTATGCTTATGACTTCCATAGGAAGAAAGGTCCCAAGAACAAGGATGATCGCAAAGAAAGTAAAAATAAGGAGTCTTTGCATAAGAAAGATGATCCAAAAGAAAGCAAAAGGCTCGAGAAGTCAAATGTTAAACTACTTAAAGATGTTAAAAATGGAAGTGTTAGAAATATTCCTGACAAAGTGGAGGTTTGTTCGGCTGAGAAGAAGGAGAGAACTCCCACTTTTAATCAACTAACTGGTCCTTATCATGAACCATTTTGCCTTGACATTTACATATCGAAAGCATCGGTTCGCGCCTGCATCATTCATCGGGCCACTAGCAAAGTTGTTGCTGTAGCTCATTCCATTTCTAAGGATATGAAATTTGATTTAGGTTCCACTAGAAATGCTTCTGCTTGTGCTGCTGTGGGTTTGATTTTGGCTCAGAGAGCATTGGATGATGATATACATGATGTTATTTACACACCAAGGAAAGGGGACAGGTTAGAGGGGAAGCTTCAGATAGTTCTTCAATCTATTATCGATAATGGAGTAAATGTGAAGGTTAAGCTTAAACAAAGAAGACCCAAGAAAGCAGTGCAG ATTTGGCAGCCAAATTCTGCTGAAAACTTCATCCGCTCTTCAACTCCTGCTTTCCCACTCTCCTCTTTTCCCACTTCTGCCGGAAAAAACACACCACCAACAACAAGCAGACTCATCCTATCAATCTTGTTCTCAACTTTGATCACTTG a
- the LOC107927808 gene encoding uncharacterized protein isoform X4 has product MALHLLRKTVAYPSIRNSGFLTRLRSFSSVFPPVINKEDTKPTNYSSKIHLSPLFNDCSFKLGSDGIELVDDETWRVSSGLAHAYKGFDGEMETLPSMEAVDQRVDNGSPISEDDQDFDDIDNMRIRGNLFYKIDRGSKEFEEYAYDFHRKKGPKNKDDRKESKNKESLHKKDDPKESKRLEKSNVKLLKDVKNGSVRNIPDKVEVCSAEKKERTPTFNQLTGPYHEPFCLDIYISKASVRACIIHRATSKVVAVAHSISKDMKFDLGSTRNASACAAVGLILAQRALDDDIHDVIYTPRKGDRLEGKLQIVLQSIIDNGVNVKVKLKQRRPKKAVQ; this is encoded by the exons ATGGCGTTGCATTTGCTTAGAAAGACCGTTGCATACCCATCGATTAGGAATTCTGGGTTCCTTACTAGGCTGCGTAGTTTCAGCTCAGTGTTCCCTCCAGTTATCAATAAGGAAGATACCAAGCCGACCAACTACTCTAGTAAGATTCATCTTTCTCCTTTGTTCAATGATTGCTCTTTTAAATTGGGTTCTGATGGTATTGAGCTCGTGGATGATGAAACCTGGAGAGTCTCGTCGGGTTTAGCTCATGCTTACAAAGGGTTTGATGGGGAAATGGAAACACTACCCTCTATGGAAGCAGTTGATCAAAGGGTAGATAATGGTTCTCCTATAAGTGAAGATGATCAAGACTTTGATGACATAGATAATATGAGAATCCGGGGTAATCTTTTTTATAAAATCGATCGTGGTTCCAAAGAGTTCGAGGAGTATGCTTATGACTTCCATAGGAAGAAAGGTCCCAAGAACAAGGATGATCGCAAAGAAAGTAAAAATAAGGAGTCTTTGCATAAGAAAGATGATCCAAAAGAAAGCAAAAGGCTCGAGAAGTCAAATGTTAAACTACTTAAAGATGTTAAAAATGGAAGTGTTAGAAATATTCCTGACAAAGTGGAGGTTTGTTCGGCTGAGAAGAAGGAGAGAACTCCCACTTTTAATCAACTAACTGGTCCTTATCATGAACCATTTTGCCTTGACATTTACATATCGAAAGCATCGGTTCGCGCCTGCATCATTCATCGGGCCACTAGCAAAGTTGTTGCTGTAGCTCATTCCATTTCTAAGGATATGAAATTTGATTTAGGTTCCACTAGAAATGCTTCTGCTTGTGCTGCTGTGGGTTTGATTTTGGCTCAGAGAGCATTGGATGATGATATACATGATGTTATTTACACACCAAGGAAAGGGGACAGGTTAGAGGGGAAGCTTCAGATAGTTCTTCAATCTATTATCGATAATGGAGTAAATGTGAAGGTTAAGCTTAAACAAAGAAGACCCAAGAAAGCAGTGCAG TGA
- the LOC107927808 gene encoding uncharacterized protein isoform X1, with product MALHLLRKTVAYPSIRNSGFLTRLRSFSSVFPPVINKEDTKPTNYSSKIHLSPLFNDCSFKLGSDGIELVDDETWRVSSGLAHAYKGFDGEMETLPSMEAVDQRVDNGSPISEDDQDFDDIDNMRIRGNLFYKIDRGSKEFEEYAYDFHRKKGPKNKDDRKESKNKESLHKKDDPKESKRLEKSNVKLLKDVKNGSVRNIPDKVEVCSAEKKERTPTFNQLTGPYHEPFCLDIYISKASVRACIIHRATSKVVAVAHSISKDMKFDLGSTRNASACAAVGLILAQRALDDDIHDVIYTPRKGDRLEGKLQIVLQSIIDNGVNVKVKLKQRRPKKAVQHVSPVRSHLHHADQPQISWRFQHQLKLTELFGSQILLKTSSALQLLLSHSPLFPLLPEKTHHQQQADSSYQSCSQL from the exons ATGGCGTTGCATTTGCTTAGAAAGACCGTTGCATACCCATCGATTAGGAATTCTGGGTTCCTTACTAGGCTGCGTAGTTTCAGCTCAGTGTTCCCTCCAGTTATCAATAAGGAAGATACCAAGCCGACCAACTACTCTAGTAAGATTCATCTTTCTCCTTTGTTCAATGATTGCTCTTTTAAATTGGGTTCTGATGGTATTGAGCTCGTGGATGATGAAACCTGGAGAGTCTCGTCGGGTTTAGCTCATGCTTACAAAGGGTTTGATGGGGAAATGGAAACACTACCCTCTATGGAAGCAGTTGATCAAAGGGTAGATAATGGTTCTCCTATAAGTGAAGATGATCAAGACTTTGATGACATAGATAATATGAGAATCCGGGGTAATCTTTTTTATAAAATCGATCGTGGTTCCAAAGAGTTCGAGGAGTATGCTTATGACTTCCATAGGAAGAAAGGTCCCAAGAACAAGGATGATCGCAAAGAAAGTAAAAATAAGGAGTCTTTGCATAAGAAAGATGATCCAAAAGAAAGCAAAAGGCTCGAGAAGTCAAATGTTAAACTACTTAAAGATGTTAAAAATGGAAGTGTTAGAAATATTCCTGACAAAGTGGAGGTTTGTTCGGCTGAGAAGAAGGAGAGAACTCCCACTTTTAATCAACTAACTGGTCCTTATCATGAACCATTTTGCCTTGACATTTACATATCGAAAGCATCGGTTCGCGCCTGCATCATTCATCGGGCCACTAGCAAAGTTGTTGCTGTAGCTCATTCCATTTCTAAGGATATGAAATTTGATTTAGGTTCCACTAGAAATGCTTCTGCTTGTGCTGCTGTGGGTTTGATTTTGGCTCAGAGAGCATTGGATGATGATATACATGATGTTATTTACACACCAAGGAAAGGGGACAGGTTAGAGGGGAAGCTTCAGATAGTTCTTCAATCTATTATCGATAATGGAGTAAATGTGAAGGTTAAGCTTAAACAAAGAAGACCCAAGAAAGCAGTGCAG CATGTTAGTCCAGTGAGAAGCCATCTTCACCACGCTGATCAGCCCCAAATCAGCTGGAGATTTCAGCACCAATTGAAATTAACTGAGCT ATTTGGCAGCCAAATTCTGCTGAAAACTTCATCCGCTCTTCAACTCCTGCTTTCCCACTCTCCTCTTTTCCCACTTCTGCCGGAAAAAACACACCACCAACAACAAGCAGACTCATCCTATCAATCTTGTTCTCAACTTTGA
- the LOC107927758 gene encoding FRIGIDA-like protein 4a: MGSVPNPGELTELTQPSLDEFQHQTSLMAGCTLMWKELSDHISSLEANLMRQSEALKRKIEALDSETKTSLDSLKKRELSIDDSVKIAVNRVELLKKDALKTLNDDNPDGEVDNGDGLLQILKSTCLRMEAKEFWNFVSGRKKDIELLREKIPEALSECIDPAKFVMEAISEVFPVDKRGNERGNDLGWACVLVLESLIPAVVDPVIGKSRMLITRSVKEKAKEIAETWKRSLEERGGIDNVKTPDVHTFFQHLITFGIVNEEELDLYRKLVIGSAWRKQMPKLAVSLGLGDKMPDMIEELISKGQQLDAVHFTYEVGLVDRFPPVPLLKAFLKDAKKAASSILEDPNNAGRAAQLAARKEQSALRAVMKCIEEYKLEAELPPENLKKRLEQLEKTKTEKRKPAAVPANKRTRASNGGPMPPAKAGRSTNAYVSSFAAPPSIVRSPSHPQYPAAVPAYPSPPPAMYGTQTPPTCPYMYSPEAAPQLAGSYPGAPMNYPAYGGYGNGIAPAYQQAYY, translated from the exons ATGGGGTCGGTCCCCAATCCGGGTGAGTTAACCGAGTTAACTCAGCCTAGTTTAGATGagttccagcatcaaacatctcTTATGGCGGGCTGCACTCTTATGTGGAAAGAACTCTCCGATCACATAAGTTCACTTGAGGCAAATCTGATGAGACAATCGGAGGCCTTGAAACGCAAAATCGAAGCACTAGACTCGGAGACCAAGACCTCACTCGACTCACTCAAGAAGAGAGAACTCAGCATCGACGACAGCGTCAAGATTGCAGTCAACCGAGTCGAGCTTCTAAAAAAAGATGCTTTGAAAACCTTAAACGACGACAATCCCGACGGAGAAGTTGACAACGGAGACGGCCTTTTGCAAATCCTGAAATCAACGTGTTTGAGAATGGAAGCTAAAGAGTTCTGGAACTTTGTCTCCGGCCGGAAGAAAGATATCGAATTATTAAGAGAGAAAATTCCAGAAGCTTTATCGGAATGCATCGATCCAGCGAAGTTCGTTATGGAGGCCATATCGGAGGTATTTCCGGTGGATAAAAGAGGGAATGAGAGAGGAAATGATTTAGGATGGGCTTGTGTTTTGGTTCTAGAAAGCTTGATTCCGGCGGTGGTTGATCCAGTGATCGGAAAATCGAGGATGCTGATTACGCGGAGTGTGAAAGAGAAGGCGAAAGAAATCGCGGagacatggaaaagaagcctcgAAGAGAGAGGAGGGATTGACAATGTGAAGACTCCTGATGTTCATACTTTTTTTCAACACTTGATTACGTTTGGGATTGTTAACGAAGAGGAGTTGGACCTTTATAGGAAGCTTGTTATTGGCTCTGCTTGGAGGAAACAAATGCCTAAGCTTGCAGTTTCGCTTGGCCTCGGTGATAAAATGCCTG ACATGATTGAAGAATTGATCAGTAAAGGACAACAGCTTGATGCAGTTCATTTCACTTATGAAGTCGGGCTCGTTGACAGGTTCCCCCCTGTGCCCCTGCTAAAAGCTTTCTTGAAGGATGCAAAGAAGGCAGCTTCATCTATTTTGGAAGATCCCAATAATGCCGGCCGGGCTGCG CAACTTGCTGCACGCAAAGAGCAATCAGCACTTCGGGCAGTCATGAAGTGCATCGAAGAGTACAAACTTGAGGCAGAGCTTCCCCCAGAAAACCTCAAGAAACGCCTTGAGCAGCTAGAGAAGACCAAGACTGAGAAGAGAAAGCCAGCTGCAGTTCCTGCTAACAAGCGAACACGGGCCAGTAATGGCGGTCCAATGCCTCCAGCTAAAGCTGGCCGTTCAACGAATGCATACGTCTCATCTTTTGCAGCACCACCGTCAATTGTCAGGTCTCCCTCACACCCTCAGTACCCTGCTGCAGTCCCAGCATACCCATCCCCCCCACCTGCCATGTACGGAACCCAAACCCCACCCACCTGTCCGTATATGTACTCACCAGAAGCAGCCCCTCAGCTAGCTGGTTCTTACCCTGGAGCTCCCATGAACTATCCTGCATATGGAGGGTATGGTAATGGTATAGCACCTGCATATCAGCAGGCTTACTACTGA
- the LOC107927808 gene encoding uncharacterized protein isoform X2 has product MALHLLRKTVAYPSIRNSGFLTRLRSFSSVFPPVINKEDTKPTNYSSKIHLSPLFNDCSFKLGSDGIELVDDETWRVSSGLAHAYKGFDGEMETLPSMEAVDQRVDNGSPISEDDQDFDDIDNMRIRGNLFYKIDRGSKEFEEYAYDFHRKKGPKNKDDRKESKNKESLHKKDDPKESKRLEKSNVKLLKDVKNGSVRNIPDKVEVCSAEKKERTPTFNQLTGPYHEPFCLDIYISKASVRACIIHRATSKVVAVAHSISKDMKFDLGSTRNASACAAVGLILAQRALDDDIHDVIYTPRKGDRLEGKLQIVLQSIIDNGVNVKVKLKQRRPKKAVQIWQPNSAENFIRSSTPAFPLSSFPTSAGKNTPPTTSRLILSILFSTLITC; this is encoded by the exons ATGGCGTTGCATTTGCTTAGAAAGACCGTTGCATACCCATCGATTAGGAATTCTGGGTTCCTTACTAGGCTGCGTAGTTTCAGCTCAGTGTTCCCTCCAGTTATCAATAAGGAAGATACCAAGCCGACCAACTACTCTAGTAAGATTCATCTTTCTCCTTTGTTCAATGATTGCTCTTTTAAATTGGGTTCTGATGGTATTGAGCTCGTGGATGATGAAACCTGGAGAGTCTCGTCGGGTTTAGCTCATGCTTACAAAGGGTTTGATGGGGAAATGGAAACACTACCCTCTATGGAAGCAGTTGATCAAAGGGTAGATAATGGTTCTCCTATAAGTGAAGATGATCAAGACTTTGATGACATAGATAATATGAGAATCCGGGGTAATCTTTTTTATAAAATCGATCGTGGTTCCAAAGAGTTCGAGGAGTATGCTTATGACTTCCATAGGAAGAAAGGTCCCAAGAACAAGGATGATCGCAAAGAAAGTAAAAATAAGGAGTCTTTGCATAAGAAAGATGATCCAAAAGAAAGCAAAAGGCTCGAGAAGTCAAATGTTAAACTACTTAAAGATGTTAAAAATGGAAGTGTTAGAAATATTCCTGACAAAGTGGAGGTTTGTTCGGCTGAGAAGAAGGAGAGAACTCCCACTTTTAATCAACTAACTGGTCCTTATCATGAACCATTTTGCCTTGACATTTACATATCGAAAGCATCGGTTCGCGCCTGCATCATTCATCGGGCCACTAGCAAAGTTGTTGCTGTAGCTCATTCCATTTCTAAGGATATGAAATTTGATTTAGGTTCCACTAGAAATGCTTCTGCTTGTGCTGCTGTGGGTTTGATTTTGGCTCAGAGAGCATTGGATGATGATATACATGATGTTATTTACACACCAAGGAAAGGGGACAGGTTAGAGGGGAAGCTTCAGATAGTTCTTCAATCTATTATCGATAATGGAGTAAATGTGAAGGTTAAGCTTAAACAAAGAAGACCCAAGAAAGCAGTGCAG ATTTGGCAGCCAAATTCTGCTGAAAACTTCATCCGCTCTTCAACTCCTGCTTTCCCACTCTCCTCTTTTCCCACTTCTGCCGGAAAAAACACACCACCAACAACAAGCAGACTCATCCTATCAATCTTGTTCTCAACTTTGATCACTTG CTGA
- the LOC107927644 gene encoding late embryogenesis abundant protein D-34, translating into MSQGQPRRPQQPAGQGENQEPIKYGDVFNVSGELANKPIAPQDAAMMQTAETQVLGQTQKGGTAAVMQAAATRNEQVGVVGHNDITDIAGEQGVSVAETDVAGRRIITEAVAGQVVGQYVQATPVMTSQVGVVQQNAITIGEALEATAKTAGDKPVDQSDAAAVQAAEVRATGSNVIIPGGLAATAQSAAAHNATLDRDEEKIKLNQVLTGATAKLPADKAVTRQDAEGVVSAELRNNPNVATHPGGVAASMAAAARLNENVNA; encoded by the exons ATGAGCCAGGGACAACCTAGGAGGCCTCAACAACCAGCAGGTCAAGGTGAGAACCAAGAGCCTATCAAATATGGAGATGTTTTCAACGTCAGCGGTGAGTTAGCCAACAAGCCTATCGCACCCCAAGATGCAGCCATGATGCAAACAGCTGAGACCCAAGTGTTGGGTCAGACCCAGAAAGGTGGAACCGCTGCTGTGATGCAAGCTGCCGCCACGAGGAACGAACAAGTTGGCGTTGTGGGTCATAATGATATAACTGACATTGCTGGTGAACAAGGCGTTAGCGTCGCTGAAACTGATGTTGCTGGTCGGCGTATAATCACTGAGGCAGTCGCCGGCCAG GTTGTGGGACAATATGTTCAAGCAACACCGGTTATGACAAGCCAAGTGGGCGTTGTGCAGCAAAACGCAATAACCATAGGTGAAGCCCTCGAAGCAACCGCTAAAACAGCGGGCGATAAGCCCGTCGATCAAAGCGATGCCGCTGCCGTTCAAGCCGCGGAAGTTCGAGCGACTGGTTCGAATGTCATAATCCCCGGCGGACTCGCCGCTACTGCTCAATCCGCCGCGGCTCATAACGCGACCCTGGATCGCGATGAGGAAAAGATCAAGCTGAATCAAGTTTTAACG GGTGCAACCGCGAAGTTACCGGCGGATAAAGCAGTGACAAGGCAAGATGCTGAAGGAGTGGTGAGTGCAGAGCTGAGAAACAATCCAAATGTAGCCACACATCCAGGAGGAGTGGCAGCATCTATGGCGGCAGCTGCTAGGCTTAATGAGAACGTCAACgcataa
- the LOC107927751 gene encoding uncharacterized protein, whose translation MEERLRSGEHSGVVVKNRSQSGCLIVRKKGDGSGGAGSTGARKIFEPKTDKKRSRMIMSDSGSSDELVMPPRRRVGPETIQVCNGLAIYEESEIGRKRNREERIRSSEEVFIGWNEEDLSESKRNKLDVFDFNEYDGLDEDVIMRRNRFDYGGEEVGGRRLLGSMPAVGRMRIKREYESGPSRHAFLEKKKKKLYFDQSDGISRDHDDRNRFRKDRDGSRMHYPLLRERYMADSDGPIRVQGKNGVLKVMMNKKKKVGEPLKKFDHLEVEEGRSGSRIDDIVRRNLHVLPSLYSETEVLEKPVSFGRKEKKKANLLRTPTTKKNKVSDCDSEDSDTSLKLRSKDTEASNPTKRVGSKGQKTQVEQLQPTRIKEGNVRRGCGTEKQKLRERIRGMLQEAGWTIDYRPRRNRDYLDAVYINPAGTAYWSIIKAYDALLKQLDEEDEGKPYGDGPAFTPLSDEVLSQLTRKTGKKMKKKRKDESDSENAQEAVARKSSSTRHEDESMDSLSHEEKLSSFMKGKSSKYRMNDNNGNAKGQSSLHVHDSYEKPSSISSSRILHGRKSRKLGRCTLLVRGSNVGLSSEGDDFVPYSGRRTLLAWLIDSGAVQLSEKVQYMNRRRTKVMLEGWITRDGIHCGCCSKILTVSKFEIHAGSKLRQPFQNICLDSGVSLLQCQIDAWNRQVESEQIGFHSVDVNGDDPNDDTCGICGDGGDLICCDSCPSTFHQSCLNIEFLPAGDWHCPNCICKFCSIGSGIAQEDEITDCALLTCSLCEKRYHKSCIEVKDEIHIDSNSLVLPFCGQTCRELFEHLQKYLGVKHELEAGFSWSLIRRTGADLDIIAKGLTQRVECNSKLAVALTVMDECFLPIVDRRSGINIVNNVLYNCGSNFNRLNYSGFYTAILERGDEIISAASIRFHGTELAEMPFIGTRHIYRHQGMFRRLFCAIESALCSLNVHKLVIPAIAELTHTWTAVFGFTALEESVKQEMRSVNMLVFPGIDMLQKVLLKLENMEATAVTGAKCTEPTPEVANGSKPGLSSGNDTQECDDGGLNHSSQINGETEGADSDSRCPNVSTNDTCGTISSSDASPDGKYNANPSSSHDALELQNKAGLDDPAEDNQSDDETDSQSGNKETESASDSENFASSMDYNAVDKGNKMVVSDSAIEKNTESREDGDIDMDAVDAVDNVEETLSGDKLAESSVGESDEHNSQSDTTSKGVNQVDNVAVSDELGVRVSVKENTLAGSESGEKLAMSASPEKALISGTRTNCDAIEMETKSTLDLRKDRSGYCEEHNVCDQVSNLQ comes from the exons ATGGAAGAGCGATTGAGATCTGGTGAGCATTCGGGGGTTGTGGTGAAGAATAGGAGCCAATCGGGTTGTTTGATTGTCAGGAAGAAAGGGGATGGTTCGGGTGGAGCCGGGTCCACAGGGGCCCGTAAGATTTTCGAGCCTAAAACAGATAAGAAGAGGTCTAGGATGATTATGAGTGACTCGGGTTCTAGCGATGAGCTAGTAATGCCACCTCGGAGGAGGGTTGGGCCGGAAACAATTCAAGTTTGTAATGGTTTAGCTATTTATGAAGAGAGTGAAATTGGTAGGAAGAGGAATAGGGAGGAGAGGATAAGGTCAAGTGAGGAAGTTTTCATTGGTTGGAATGAGGAGGATTTGAGTGAGAGTAAGAGGAATAAGTTAGATGTGTTTGACTTTAATGAGTATGATGGACTCGATGAGGACGTGATTATGAGAAGGAACAGATTTGATTATGGTGGAGAAGAGGTTGGTGGGAGGAGACTGTTGGGATCAATGCCTGCAGTTGGTCGGATGAGAATTAAGAGAGAGTATGAGAGTGGTCCAAGCAGGCATGCTTTtcttgagaaaaagaaaaaaaaattgtactttGATCAAAGTGATGGGATAAGTCGGGATCATGATGATAGAAACAGGTTTAGGAAGGATAGAGATGGCAGTCGGATGCATTATCCCTTGTTGAGGGAGAGGTACATGGCTGATTCAGATGGACCCATCAGGGTTCAGGGCAAAAATGGTGTTTTGAAGGTAATGATGAACAAGAAAAAGAAGGTTGGTGAACCTTTGAAAAAATTTGATCACTTGGAAGTTGAGGAAGGCCGGAGTGGTTCAAGGATTGATGATATAGTTAGGAGGAACTTGCATGTTCTTCCGTCATTGTACTCTGAGACAGAAGTTCTGGAGAAACCGGTTTCTTTTGGtaggaaagagaaaaagaaagcaaatTTGCTAAGGACACCAACAACTAAGAAGAATAAGGTCTCTGACTGTGATTCAGAAGACAGTGATACATCTCTGAAGCTACGATCAAAGGATACAGAAGCTTCTAACCCAACGAAGAGGGTAGGTAGCAAAGGGCAGAAAACTCAAGTTGAGCAGCTTCAGCCAACCAGAATCAAAGAAGGAAACGTTAGGCGTGGATGTGGCACAGAAAAACAGAAATTACGGGAACGAATAAGGGGGATGCTTCAGGAAGCAGGCTGGACGATAGATTATAGACCAAGGAGGAACAGGGACTACTTGGATGCAGTGTACATCAACCCTGCTGGAACTGCGTACTGGTCCATCATCAAGGCATATGATGCACTTCTAAAGCAGCTGGATGAGGAGGATGAGGGCAAACCCTATGGGGATGGTCCTGCATTTACCCCATTATCAGATGAAGTACTCAGCCAATTAACAAGGAAAACaggaaagaagatgaaaaagaagcGAAAAGATGAAAGTGACAGTGAGAATGCTCAAGAAGCTGTTGCTAGGAAATCTTCAAGTACCAGGCATGAGGATGAGAGTATGGATAGCTTGAGTCATGAAGAGAAACTAAGTTCCTTCATGAAGGGTAAGTCATCCAAATATCGAATGAATGACAACAATGGAAATGCAAAAGGTCAAAGTTCTCTCCATGTGCATGATAGCTATGAAAAACCATCCTCTATATCCAGTTCTCGTATTCTTCATGGAAGAAAAAGTAGAAAACTTGGGAGATGTACCTTGTTGGTTCGTGGTTCTAATGTGGGTCTGAGTTCAGAGGGTGATGACTTTGTTCCATATTCTGGGAGAAGAACACTGCTTGCCTGGCTGATTGATTCTGGTGCTGTGCAGTTGAGCGAAAAGGTGCAGTATATGAACCGTAGGAGAACAAAAGTGATGCTAGAGGGCTGGATCACAAGGGATGGAATCCACTGTGGTTGTTGTAGTAAAATCCTCACTGTTTCAAAATTTGAGATACATGCTGGAAGCAAATTACGCCAACCATTTCAGAATATATGTTTGGATTCTGGTGTTTCTCTCCTTCAGTGCCAAATTGATGCATGGAACAGACAAGTGGAGTCTGAGCAGATTGGTTTTCATTCTGTAGACGTAAATGGTGATGACCCCAATGATGATACTTGTGGCATTTGTGGAGATGGTGGGGATCTGATATGTTGTGACAGTTGTCCCTCAACATTTCATCAGAGCTGCCTCAATATAGAG tTCCTACCAGCGGGTGATTGGCACTGTCCAAAttgtatatgcaaattttgtagTATTGGCAGTGGCATTGCTCAAGAGGATGAGATAACTGATTGCGCCCTTCTCACTTGCAGCCTGTGCGAGAAAAGAT ACCACAAATCATGCATCGAAGTGAAAGATGAGATTCATATTGATTCGAACAGTTTAGTCCTTCCTTTTTGTGGGCAGACATGTAGAGAg CTCTTTGAGCATTTACAGAAGTATCTAGGGGTCAAACATGAACTCGAAGCAGGATTTTCATGGTCTCTTATTCGAAGAACAGGTGCAGATTTGGATATAATTGCCAAAGGGCTTACGCAAAGGGTGGAATGCAATTCTAAACTAGCTGTTGCACTGACTGTGATGGATGAATGCTTTTTGCCCATCGTTGACAGGAGAAGTGGGATCAACATAGTCAATAATGTCCTTTACAATTGTGG ATCGAATTTCAACCGGCTGAATTATAGTGGCTTCTACACTGCTATTCTGGAGAGAGGCGATGAAATAATTTCTGCAGCATCAATCAG GTTCCATGGAACTGAGCTAGCAGAAATGCCGTTCATTGGCACACGTCACATCTACAGGCATCAGGGAATGTTCCGACGGCTTTTCTGTGCTATTGAGTCG GCTCTCTGTTCTCTGAATGTTCACAAACTAGTCATCCCTGCAATTGCTGAACTTACACATACATGGACTGCTGTTTTCGGTTTCACCGCACTAGAAGAATCAGTTAAGCAAGAAATGAGGTCCGTGAATATGTTGGTCTTTCCTGGTATAGATATGCTGCAGAAGGTTCTATTGAAGCTGGAAAACATGGAGGCGACTGCTGTGACAG GTGCTAAGTGTACTGAACCGACACCTGAGGTGGCTAACGGATCTAAACCTGGTTTATCATCTGGGAATGATACTCAAGAATGTGATGATGGTGGTTTGAATCATTCTAGTCAGATAAATGGTGAAACTGAAGGTGCTGATTCAGATTCCCGATGTCCAAATGTTTCTACGAATGATACTTGTGGAACCATTAGTTCCTCAGATGCATCCCCAGATGGTAAATACAATGCTAACCCTAGCTCAAGCCATGATGCACTTGAGCTACAGAATAAGGCAGGACTTGATGATCCCGCCGAAGATAATCAGTCCGATGATGAGACTGATTCACAGTCTGGGAACAAGGAAACCGAATCTGCTTCGGACAGTGAAAATTTTGCTTCCTCTATGGACTATAATGCAGTAGACAAGGGAAATAAAATGGTGGTATCGGATTCTGCTATCGAGAAAAATACTGAATCCCGTGAAGATGGTGATATAGATATGGATGCTGTAGATGCAGTCGACAATGTTGAAGAAACTCTATCAGGGGACAAGCTAGCTGAATCATCTGTCGGAGAATCTGATGAACATAACAGTCAGAGTGATACGACGAGTAAGGGTGTTAATCAAGTTGATAACGTAGCTGTTTCCGATGAACTTGGAGTTCGAGTCTCAGTTAAGGAAAACACACTTGCCGGTTCCGAGTCTGGGGAGAAGTTAGCAATGTCGGCTTCCCCCGAGAAGGCTTTAATCTCTGGTACGCGTACAAATTGTGATGCAATAGAGATGGAAACTAAATCAACGTTGGATCTTCGCAAAGATCGTTCTGGTTATTGTGAGGAGCATAATGTGTGTGATCAAGTGTCGAATTTACAGTGA